The genomic interval ATCGTGGCGGTTAGGAAAGCGCTTTCCAGGTCGCCCGTACCCGTCGGAGCCGCTTCCCGGCGGCGCCGCACACCCACCTGCCGCGCGCCGGCCGACCACGCTCCGCCAGCCACCCCACCGAGCCCGCGCATCCCCGCCACCACCGGAAAGGCAGAAGACCCGTGACCTCACCGCGCACCAGGGCCGGCACCACCGTCCCGGCCGGTCGCCGCTGGCGGCGACCCGCCGCCGTCGGCCTCGCCGTCGCGCTGGCCGCCACCCTCAACCACGGCGCCGGCACCGCCCAGGCCGCCAGCCGCACCGACACCCGCGACGTCACCGCCCGGGCCGCCCCGCCCGGGCCGCCCCCGACCTCGTCGACGGCCGGCATCTCCGGCCCGACCGTGCTGGTGCCGGCGGGCCCGGCGGACGGCTTCGCCAGCGTCGACGCGCTCGGCCAGAACGGCACCACCGGCGGCGCCGGTGGACCGGTCGTCACCGTGAACAGCACCGCCGCGTTCCTCGACCACATCGCCCGACCCGGCCCGTACGTCATCCAGGTCGCCGGCACCATCACCCTGCCGACCGGCGACAGCGACGGCATGCACGACGTCACCTCGGACAAGACGATCGTGGGCATCGGGGCGAACGCCACCCTGCGCGGCGGCGGCCTCAACATCGGCCTGCCGGTGAACGACGACACCACCGCACCGCCGGCCGACGCGGTACACAACGTGATCATCCGGAACCTGCACCTCACCGGGGCCACCGACGACCTGCTCAACGTGCAGATGTTCTCGCACCACATCTGGATCGACCACAACGAGTTCTCCAACGGCGACGACGGCGCGGTCGACATCAAACGCGGCTCGGACTACGTCACCGTCTCGTGGAACCACTTCCACGACCACGACAAGACCCTGCTGCTCTCGCACGACGAGGACGCCGGCGCCCAGGACATCGGGCGGCTGCGGGTCACCTACCACCACAACTGGTTCAACGCCTCCGACCAACGGCACCCCCGGGTGCGCTTCTCGGCCATGACGCACGTCTACAACAACTACTACTACGAGAACAGCTACGGGGTGGCCTCCACCTACGACGCCGCCGTGCTGGTCGAGGAGAACTACTTCTACAGCGTCAACAACCCCGGCCGGGTCGAGTTCAGCGGCGACCTGGGCCGGATCGTCGAACGCGGCAACATCCTGGTCGACTGCAACCACCCGATCGAGACCCGGGGCACGGTACCCGAGCCGAGCGGCTTCTACCGCTACCAGGCCGACGACGCGGCCGCCGTCCCGACCATCGTCCCGGCCGGTGCCGGGGTGGGAAAGCTGGGCTGACCCGATGACCGAGAACCTCCTGGTACGCCGAGCGGCCCGGCGCCCCGTCGCCGTCGCCCTCGCCGGGACGCTGGCCGTGACCCTGACCGCCGTGATGGTCGCCGGCACCGGCCCGGCTCGGGCGGTACCGCCGTCGACCGGCGCGCTGCCGAGCGCGGTCGGGCAGCCGGACGGCTTCGCCAGCGTCGACGCGCTCGGCCAGAACGGCACCACCGGCGGGGTCGGCGGACCGGTGGTCACCGCCACCAACGCCGACGACTTCCTGGAGTACATCGACACGGTCGGGCCGATGACGATCCGGGTACAGGGCACCATCCGGATCAGCAGCAAGCAGGGCGTACGGCCGAACAAGACGATCATCGGCGTCGGGTCCAACGCCACCATCGACGGCGGCGGGCTGGACTTCTACCGGTCGTACAACGTGATCGTGCAGAACCTCAACTTCACCAACGCCGAGGACGACGCGGTCAACGTCGGGCAGGAGTCGCACCACATCTGGATCGACCACAACCGGTTCACCGGCGCGGTGGACGGCTCGGTCGACGTCGTTCGGGGCGCCGACTACGTCACCGTCTCCTGGAACCACTTCGACCACGCCGACAAGAGCATGCTGATCAGCCACTCCGACGGGGCCGCCTCGACCGACGTCGGGCACCTCAAGGTCAGCATCCACCACAACTTCTTCGACAACAGCCGGCAGCGGCACCCCCGGGTCCGGTTCGGCGAGCCGGTGCACGTCTACAACAACTACTTCCTCGGCAACGAGCTCTACGGGGTCGCCTCGACCGAGAACGCCGGGGTACTCGTCGAGGGGAACTACTTCGAGAACGTGCCGTACCCGCTCCACTCGGCCAGCGGCTACGCCGACAGTGGACCCGGCCGGGCGGTACAGCGGAACAACATCTTCGTGAACTCCGGCGTACCGGAGACGGCGGGTTCGGTGGTCGAGCCGCGGACGTACTACGCGTACCAGCTCGATCCGCCCGCCGGGGTGCCGGCCTCGGTCCGGGCCGGCGCCGGTACCGGAAGGATCTCCGGCTGACCCGATCCCCGACTGACCCGGTCGTTGCCTGACCGGTCAGTCCGTGGCCAGCCGGGGCGGACGGTCGGGAGGTGGGTCCCGACCGTCCGCCGGTCAGTGCCCCCCGCGCGACGCGCGGGGGGCACTGCGCGTCGTGGGTCGGTGACCGCCGCTGCTATTTGGTCATTCGGCTCCGACCGGGGTGTCCGTTTGATATGAACTACCAAACCCGGTGCCGGGAAGCCCGCAGATCGGGCATTCTCGATGCCGGGGAGGTAGTCCTGTCCTCAGGGGACCAGACCCGGAACGGAAAGAGCCCGAACATCATGGACCAAGCTACGTTGCCGACACCGCTCCGCGAGGCTGTCACGGTCACCACGGCCGGGGCCACCGGGGTGGCCCGGCTGGTGATCCAGGGTCTGCTCGACCTGATCGACGACCCCGCCGCGACCGCCGCCGCGACGGAGTTCCTGACCGCCCGGCTGCCCGGCTACGCGCCGATGTGGCACATCGCCAACGCGGTGCGTTCGGCCGAGCCGGCCGAGGCGCTGCGGCGGATCCGGGCCGAACTCGACCACGCCGTGGAGAACACCGTGAAGGCGGCGGTCACCTGGGTCGGCGAGCAGGGTGTCCCGGTGACCTACGCGCCCAGCAGCTCGATCGTCAAGCAGATCCTGGCCCAGTTGCCGGAGTCGCTGCGCAGCGGCGAGCCGGCGGTCGCGCTGGCCGGCGCCGACGCGATCGGGCCGGACACCGTGCTCAACATCCGGGGTACCCGGGAACTGGCCGAGACGCTGCCCACCCTGATCGTCACCACCGCGCTGAAGCTGGTCCCCGCGCCGGTCTTCGCCCGCCTCGGCGCGCCGGTCTTCGAGCACATCCCGCTGGACGGCTTCGTCGGCGTGGTGCTCGACGGTGAGCTGCTCAGCCCGGGAGAGGTCGGCCGGCGAGCCGCGGAACTGCGTGAGTGACCCGCGATGGCCACCCCCGGCGCCCAGCAGATCCCCGCCTTCCTGTCGACGCTTCCGGAAAAGCGGTCGCTCTACGCGGTCGACACGTACTTCCGGGAGAGCTTCGAAGACCTGCTCGCCGTCGGTGGTGGCCGCATCGAGGAGTTCTGCCACGACCACGCACTCCTGCTGCTGAAACCGGACGCCGTGGTCAGCCGCCGGCTCGGCCCGGTGCTGCGCTGGGTGCTGGCGTACGGTTTCAGCATCGTCTGGGCCGCGACGGTGACGATCGACCGGCACGGCGTACGGGCGCTGTGGCAGTACGGCCTGAACGCCGCCAGCCGGGACCGGCGAGACGCCGCCGACCTCTACGTCACGGCCTGCGAGTGCCTGCTCCTGCTGCTCGCCCTGCCCGGCCGTCCCGAACCGGCCTCGCTGGTGCTCAGCACCGCCAAGGGGCCGGCCGACCCGGTCCGGTGCCGTCCCGGGCAGCTCCGCTACGACGTCGGCAGCTTCAACTACCAGCTCAACCTGGTGCACGCCGCCGACGAGCCGGCCGACCTGCTCCGGGAACTCGCCGTGCTCTGCAACCACGAGACCCGGGCCGGCCTCTACCGGCGCACGCTGTGTGGATCGGCGGGGCCCGCCCCGGACGGTCGGTCCGAGGCGTTCGCCCTGGCCGACCGGCTGGAGGCGGCCACCCCGCAGGTCGACCTGGAACTGGACCGGACCCTCGGCGAGCTGGCCGACGTCGCCGAGGCCCGCCGACGCGGCGGCTCCGGCACGTCGGCCGGCGAACTCGTGTCGCTGATAGAGCGGATCCGGGCCCGCTGCTCCCGGGACTGGCGGGCGGTGGTGCGGCTGGCCGAGTCGAGCGGGGTACCGGTCAGCCGGTGGCAGCGGATCGTGCTCGCCACCCACCTGCTCGACCCGTACGTGCCCGGCGCCACCAGCCTGCTCCCGGACAGCTCCACCACCGCCGCCGACCCGTAGGGCAGCCCAGCGGCACCCTGACCCCCGGCTCGGCCGGGCCGTCAGAGCAGACCGACCCGGCTGGGCGGGGCCGTCAGAGCA from Plantactinospora sp. BC1 carries:
- a CDS encoding polysaccharide lyase family 1 protein, translated to MTSPRTRAGTTVPAGRRWRRPAAVGLAVALAATLNHGAGTAQAASRTDTRDVTARAAPPGPPPTSSTAGISGPTVLVPAGPADGFASVDALGQNGTTGGAGGPVVTVNSTAAFLDHIARPGPYVIQVAGTITLPTGDSDGMHDVTSDKTIVGIGANATLRGGGLNIGLPVNDDTTAPPADAVHNVIIRNLHLTGATDDLLNVQMFSHHIWIDHNEFSNGDDGAVDIKRGSDYVTVSWNHFHDHDKTLLLSHDEDAGAQDIGRLRVTYHHNWFNASDQRHPRVRFSAMTHVYNNYYYENSYGVASTYDAAVLVEENYFYSVNNPGRVEFSGDLGRIVERGNILVDCNHPIETRGTVPEPSGFYRYQADDAAAVPTIVPAGAGVGKLG
- a CDS encoding polysaccharide lyase family 1 protein, yielding MTENLLVRRAARRPVAVALAGTLAVTLTAVMVAGTGPARAVPPSTGALPSAVGQPDGFASVDALGQNGTTGGVGGPVVTATNADDFLEYIDTVGPMTIRVQGTIRISSKQGVRPNKTIIGVGSNATIDGGGLDFYRSYNVIVQNLNFTNAEDDAVNVGQESHHIWIDHNRFTGAVDGSVDVVRGADYVTVSWNHFDHADKSMLISHSDGAASTDVGHLKVSIHHNFFDNSRQRHPRVRFGEPVHVYNNYFLGNELYGVASTENAGVLVEGNYFENVPYPLHSASGYADSGPGRAVQRNNIFVNSGVPETAGSVVEPRTYYAYQLDPPAGVPASVRAGAGTGRISG
- a CDS encoding nucleoside-diphosphate kinase; its protein translation is MATPGAQQIPAFLSTLPEKRSLYAVDTYFRESFEDLLAVGGGRIEEFCHDHALLLLKPDAVVSRRLGPVLRWVLAYGFSIVWAATVTIDRHGVRALWQYGLNAASRDRRDAADLYVTACECLLLLLALPGRPEPASLVLSTAKGPADPVRCRPGQLRYDVGSFNYQLNLVHAADEPADLLRELAVLCNHETRAGLYRRTLCGSAGPAPDGRSEAFALADRLEAATPQVDLELDRTLGELADVAEARRRGGSGTSAGELVSLIERIRARCSRDWRAVVRLAESSGVPVSRWQRIVLATHLLDPYVPGATSLLPDSSTTAADP